The Ignavibacteriota bacterium sequence TCCCAAAGCTTTGGCTTTATCCAAAGTTTCCATAAAAGAAAGTTTTCTGAATGTCCAGCATTGTAACGCTGCCGGAATTTCTTTAATGTTGACTTCCGCATAATTAGTTTTCATTACTTCCTTTTTAACATCCTTTAATTTTTTTTGGGCAAACCCATTTGTGAAAGAAACAATAATTAGAAAAAAAACGAAAAATTTTAATTTTTTCATACACACTCCATCTATTTTTTTAATTTTGGATTCCACTCGCCTTTAGCGACTTTTGGTATAAAAGTATCTAAATCGGCGGGTGGGAAATTAATTGTTTTCTCTTCTTCGGCACTTTTGTAAGCCGTCATTAATAACTCGGTTACATTCACACCGTCGCTAAAATTTTCTTCCGGACGTTTTCCGTTTAAAAATGACTGAACCATATGTCTATTTTCAACGTCATAGCCGTAAGCATTTTCCTCATTACTAACAATTGGCATTAATCCGGTTTCTGCATTTTGTTTTTCGACAAGATCTTCGCCTTGTTTTCCTAAAATATCTCTGCTGAGGAAAATTTTCATATCCGTATCTAAAGAATTTATCGCCAGCGAATACTCCGGACCTAAAACTTCCATACTTAACCTTAAGCCAGCTCCAACATAACACCAAGAAGTTGTTGTTTCTACTATTACCTTTTGATTATTCTCATCTTTATACTCAATCACCGATCTAGCATAATCTTCAGCTGGTCTGTTATTGTAATCAACTTTACCGTTGCTGTTTTTTGATAATATCTGTGAATATTTTGGGTTTTGCCATTTCAAGCATTCTGTATGCGCGGTAATTTTTACGGGAGTTAAGCTTTCTCTCGGTTTTCCGGGTTCTGTTAAAAGATACCGGGCAACTTCAACCGAATGACACATCATGTCATTTAAAACTCCACCGCCTTGCAGTGATCCTTCCCAAAACCACGGCATATGCGGACCGCTGTGTTCTTCTGCGGCTCTTGCTAAATATGGTCTACCCGCATTTGCGCCGCGAGACCACAATAACTGTTTTCCTCTAATTGATGTCGGCGCGAAAATTTGATCTTCTAAATAGCCGTCAAGTAGTTTGGCTCTTTTTGCAAGGTCTAACATTTTTTTAGCTTCACTCACATTTCTGCCAAGCGGTTTTTCGCAAGCCACGCCAATAAGTTCACCTTTGCCTGTTTCAACCGCATTTACAATTTCTTCCATCACTTCCAATCTTGTAAAGTTCGGAGTTAAAATCCATATTGCGTCAATATTCGGATCGGCAACTAAATCAGCTATTGATTTGTGAACTTTCGGATCGCCAACATTTAATTGTTTTACCAAAGAAGCAGCTTCATTAGCGGAATTAATATTTTTATCAAAAATTCCATTTATATCGCCGTCTCTCACAGAAACCCACGAACGAATGTGAAATCTTCCAATAAAACCGGTACCAATTAGTCCAACGCCTAATCTTTTTTTAGCCATAAATATTCCTTTAATTTATGAATTTTTCAAAACTTTATTTTCTTTAAACATAATCCCAAAAAATATCATGACCAGCACGGCAAATACCGCAGGTATGTACCAGAAATTTTGCCATTCAATTAGATTATTACTCGTGATTAAATAATTAAACAATAATCCTGCAATTTGAGAACCGATTAACATTCCCAAACCATACGTTGCTAAAATAATAAAACCTTGTGCCTGGTTTCTAATATCGGCAGTTGCGGTTTTATCTACGTAAATGAAACCTGCGACAAAAAAGAAATCGTAACATATTCCATGCAAAATTACACCGGAAATTATCATCCAGGAAACCGAATCATCAGCGCCCATCGCAAATAGAAAATAACGCAAAGCCCATGCGCCCATTCCGGTTAAAAGCATTTTCTTTACACCCAATATTGGGAAAAGTAACGGCATGATCAAAATAAATACAACTTCGGACATTTGACCGAATGACATTACAAATGCGGGATTTTCAATTCCGGTTGAATTAATATAAACAGGAGCGTAAGCATAATAAACTGCCAAAGGTATGCTGATCAAAAATGAACTTATAATAAAAATCATGAATGATTTTGTATTTAATTTTTTAATTGCGTCAATGCCTATAATTTTTCTAAATGATGCCTTTTCACCTTTTGCCGGAGGAGGTGTGTGGGGCAAAGTAAAACTGAAAACTCCCATTAATATTCCAGCAATTCCAGCTATAGTTAATGGAAGCGATGATTCGTCAGCGCCCAAAATTTTGCTTACAATAATACCGGCAATAATCCAGCCAATAGTACCAAAAACTCTAATAACAGGAAATTCTTTTTCTTGATTGCTTAAATTGGAAAAGGCTAATGTATTTGTTAATCCAACAGTTGGCATATAAGCAAGCATGTGAATTAATAAAAGAATAATAAAAAGTGTAGGTGAAGTTAATGCAACTAAAGGCGTTAACAAAATCGAAATTCCGCCAATGAAATGTAAAACACCTAATACCTTTTCTGTTGCAAAAAATCTGTCGGCAATCATTCCTAAAAAGAACGGCGAAACAATTGATGAAATTGGACTAACGGTATAAGCCCAATGGATAACTGAGGACATCCCATTCGCATTCATATAATTTCCAACCGTTACATACCAAGCACCCCATATCGCGTATTGCAAAAACATCATTAAACCTAATCTGATTTTAACGTTCATGATAAGCTCCAGAATTTGAATAATATGTAAAATTACTTCGATAAAATAAACTAAGTTTATAATAAGACAAAAATAAAACTTAAAAAAGTTGAGGTACAAAAAAAAAAATATTATATTGCAAGTAAAACGATTGTTCTTAAAATAAACTAATTTTTTTTATTATTCCATAGACAAATTTGAAACATTTTTTATACTTTTTAAAGGTATAAGAAAATCTATAGTATAATTTTTCAAACTAAATAAATTATTCCTCTTCACATAGGAGTTTAATATGGATAACAAAGATTTGAATTTTACCGATTCAAAAGGCGGCATTTCCAGAAGAAGTTTTATTGGAAGGACCGCAATGGCTACTGCTGCATTTACAATTATTCCAAGACATGTACTGGGCGGCAAAGGATTTATGGCACCGAGTGACAAATTAAATGTAGCTTGTGTTGGAATTGGCG is a genomic window containing:
- a CDS encoding Gfo/Idh/MocA family oxidoreductase, with product MAKKRLGVGLIGTGFIGRFHIRSWVSVRDGDINGIFDKNINSANEAASLVKQLNVGDPKVHKSIADLVADPNIDAIWILTPNFTRLEVMEEIVNAVETGKGELIGVACEKPLGRNVSEAKKMLDLAKRAKLLDGYLEDQIFAPTSIRGKQLLWSRGANAGRPYLARAAEEHSGPHMPWFWEGSLQGGGVLNDMMCHSVEVARYLLTEPGKPRESLTPVKITAHTECLKWQNPKYSQILSKNSNGKVDYNNRPAEDYARSVIEYKDENNQKVIVETTTSWCYVGAGLRLSMEVLGPEYSLAINSLDTDMKIFLSRDILGKQGEDLVEKQNAETGLMPIVSNEENAYGYDVENRHMVQSFLNGKRPEENFSDGVNVTELLMTAYKSAEEEKTINFPPADLDTFIPKVAKGEWNPKLKK
- a CDS encoding MFS transporter — its product is MNVKIRLGLMMFLQYAIWGAWYVTVGNYMNANGMSSVIHWAYTVSPISSIVSPFFLGMIADRFFATEKVLGVLHFIGGISILLTPLVALTSPTLFIILLLIHMLAYMPTVGLTNTLAFSNLSNQEKEFPVIRVFGTIGWIIAGIIVSKILGADESSLPLTIAGIAGILMGVFSFTLPHTPPPAKGEKASFRKIIGIDAIKKLNTKSFMIFIISSFLISIPLAVYYAYAPVYINSTGIENPAFVMSFGQMSEVVFILIMPLLFPILGVKKMLLTGMGAWALRYFLFAMGADDSVSWMIISGVILHGICYDFFFVAGFIYVDKTATADIRNQAQGFIILATYGLGMLIGSQIAGLLFNYLITSNNLIEWQNFWYIPAVFAVLVMIFFGIMFKENKVLKNS